Proteins from a genomic interval of Rhinoraja longicauda isolate Sanriku21f chromosome 16, sRhiLon1.1, whole genome shotgun sequence:
- the entpd1 gene encoding ectonucleoside triphosphate diphosphohydrolase 1 isoform X2, with protein MTDTPVPEMEPQEEMKRQSCFKHPLLLVGSLLLAVIVVLVVVTLIQTVPRPQKLKYGLVMDAGSSHTALFIYQWPAEKMNDTGLVEQLSSCSVEGPGISSYWTDVERAGPSLKACLDEAKKTIPTQQHSETPVYLGATAGMRLLRLQDRTQAEKLLQAVEQFIHTYPFDFRGARIINGLDEGAFGWITINYLMGNLQQETAGEPDTLGALDLGGASTQITFIPNGEVEAPENSMHFRLYGRDYDMYTHSFLCYGKDQALKRLLQNLMVTDQGTIRNPCFNRGYEKSINVSDFFNSPCTLDAARSRNQTLRLLGTGDSRQCGLQVRALLNHSACSWASCSFNGIYQPPVWGHFVAFSAYYFVTAFFNKGERRQSLSEMQAAVEEFCSMPWAQAKTVYKIKERYLSENCFAGHYVLALLISGYNFSAATWDSIEFIRKIKSTDAGWTLGYMLNLTNMIPAERRPPKPLSSASFITILVVFSLFALLLLLTALLLRKVSQERQMLLA; from the exons ATGACAGATACCCCGGTACCGGAGATGGAGCCGCAGGAag AAATGAAGAGGCAGTCATGTTTTAAGCACCCACTGCTGTTGGTCGGCAGCCTGCTGCTGGCGGTGATTGTGGTGCTGGTCGTGGTGACATTGATACAGACCGTGCCACGGCCACAGAAACTGAAG TATGGCTTGGTCATGGACGCGGGCTCCTCACACACGGCGCTCTTCATCTACCAATGGCCGGCGGAGAAGATGAATGATACAGGACTAGTGGAgcagctgagttcctgcagcgtgGAGG GCCCGGGGATCTCCAGTTACTGGACGGACGTGGAGAGGGCCGGACCCTCACTGAAAGCCTGTCTGGACGAGGCGAAGAAGACTATTCCCACCCAGCAGCACAGTGAGACCCCAGTGTACCTGGGCGCCACAGCCGGCATGCGTCTGCTGAG GCTACAGGACCGCACtcaggctgagaagctgctgcagGCCGTGGAACAATTCATCCACACGTATCCGTTTGATTTCCGGGGGGCTCGGATCATCAATGGGTTGGACGAGGGGGCTTTCGGATGGATCACCATCAACTACCTGATGGGGAACCTGCAGCAG GAAACGGCGGGTGAGCCGGACACCTTGGGAGCGCTGGACCTGGGTGGGGCGTCCACACAGATCACCTTCATTCCTAACGGGGAGGTCGAAGCACCGGAAAACTCCATGCACTTCCGCCTGTACGGGAGGGACTACGACATGTATACCCACAGCTTCCTGTGTTACGGCAAGGACCAGGCCCTGAAGAGGCTGCTGCAGAATCTCATG GTGACGGATCAGGGGACCATTCGCAATCCCTGCTTCAACCGCGGGTACGAGAAATCCATCAACGTGTCTGACTTCTTCAACAGTCCGTGCACGCTGGATGCAGCCCGTAGCCGGAACCAGACACTCAGGTTGCTGGGCACTGGTGACTCACGGCAGTGCGGGCTGCAAGTGAGGGCTCTACTTAACCACAGTGCCTGCAGCTGGGCCAGCTGCTCCTTCAATGGGATATACCAGCCCCCCGTCTGGGGCCACTTTGTG gcCTTCTCAGCGTATTACTTTGTGACAGCCTTCTTCAACAAAGGGGAACGGAGGCAGTCGCTGAGCGAGATGCAGGCGGCGGTGGAGGAATTCTGCAGTATGCCCTGGGCCCAG GCCAAGACCGTCTACAAGATCAAGGAGCGCTACCTGAGCGAGAACTGTTTCGCTGGACACTACGTCCTCGCCCTGTTAATCAGCGGCTACAACTTCAGCGCCGCCACCTGGGACTCCATCGAGTTCATTAGGaag ATTAAGAGCACGGACGCGGGCTGGACCCTGGGCTACATGCTGAACCTGACCAACATGATCCCGGCCGAGCGGCGGCCGCCCAAGCCCCTGAGCTCCGCCTCCTTCATCACCATCCTCGTCGTCTTCTCGCTCTTCGCCCTCCTGCTGCTGCTCACCGCGTTGCTGCTGCGGAAGGTGTCCCAGGAGCGCCAGATGCTCCTGGCCTAG
- the entpd1 gene encoding ectonucleoside triphosphate diphosphohydrolase 1 isoform X1 has protein sequence MATVTGRGGLSLNLRPAAREMKRQSCFKHPLLLVGSLLLAVIVVLVVVTLIQTVPRPQKLKYGLVMDAGSSHTALFIYQWPAEKMNDTGLVEQLSSCSVEGPGISSYWTDVERAGPSLKACLDEAKKTIPTQQHSETPVYLGATAGMRLLRLQDRTQAEKLLQAVEQFIHTYPFDFRGARIINGLDEGAFGWITINYLMGNLQQETAGEPDTLGALDLGGASTQITFIPNGEVEAPENSMHFRLYGRDYDMYTHSFLCYGKDQALKRLLQNLMVTDQGTIRNPCFNRGYEKSINVSDFFNSPCTLDAARSRNQTLRLLGTGDSRQCGLQVRALLNHSACSWASCSFNGIYQPPVWGHFVAFSAYYFVTAFFNKGERRQSLSEMQAAVEEFCSMPWAQAKTVYKIKERYLSENCFAGHYVLALLISGYNFSAATWDSIEFIRKIKSTDAGWTLGYMLNLTNMIPAERRPPKPLSSASFITILVVFSLFALLLLLTALLLRKVSQERQMLLA, from the exons ATGGCGACGGTGACCGGCAGGGGCGGCCTCAGCCTCAACCTGCGCCCCGCCGCCAGGG AAATGAAGAGGCAGTCATGTTTTAAGCACCCACTGCTGTTGGTCGGCAGCCTGCTGCTGGCGGTGATTGTGGTGCTGGTCGTGGTGACATTGATACAGACCGTGCCACGGCCACAGAAACTGAAG TATGGCTTGGTCATGGACGCGGGCTCCTCACACACGGCGCTCTTCATCTACCAATGGCCGGCGGAGAAGATGAATGATACAGGACTAGTGGAgcagctgagttcctgcagcgtgGAGG GCCCGGGGATCTCCAGTTACTGGACGGACGTGGAGAGGGCCGGACCCTCACTGAAAGCCTGTCTGGACGAGGCGAAGAAGACTATTCCCACCCAGCAGCACAGTGAGACCCCAGTGTACCTGGGCGCCACAGCCGGCATGCGTCTGCTGAG GCTACAGGACCGCACtcaggctgagaagctgctgcagGCCGTGGAACAATTCATCCACACGTATCCGTTTGATTTCCGGGGGGCTCGGATCATCAATGGGTTGGACGAGGGGGCTTTCGGATGGATCACCATCAACTACCTGATGGGGAACCTGCAGCAG GAAACGGCGGGTGAGCCGGACACCTTGGGAGCGCTGGACCTGGGTGGGGCGTCCACACAGATCACCTTCATTCCTAACGGGGAGGTCGAAGCACCGGAAAACTCCATGCACTTCCGCCTGTACGGGAGGGACTACGACATGTATACCCACAGCTTCCTGTGTTACGGCAAGGACCAGGCCCTGAAGAGGCTGCTGCAGAATCTCATG GTGACGGATCAGGGGACCATTCGCAATCCCTGCTTCAACCGCGGGTACGAGAAATCCATCAACGTGTCTGACTTCTTCAACAGTCCGTGCACGCTGGATGCAGCCCGTAGCCGGAACCAGACACTCAGGTTGCTGGGCACTGGTGACTCACGGCAGTGCGGGCTGCAAGTGAGGGCTCTACTTAACCACAGTGCCTGCAGCTGGGCCAGCTGCTCCTTCAATGGGATATACCAGCCCCCCGTCTGGGGCCACTTTGTG gcCTTCTCAGCGTATTACTTTGTGACAGCCTTCTTCAACAAAGGGGAACGGAGGCAGTCGCTGAGCGAGATGCAGGCGGCGGTGGAGGAATTCTGCAGTATGCCCTGGGCCCAG GCCAAGACCGTCTACAAGATCAAGGAGCGCTACCTGAGCGAGAACTGTTTCGCTGGACACTACGTCCTCGCCCTGTTAATCAGCGGCTACAACTTCAGCGCCGCCACCTGGGACTCCATCGAGTTCATTAGGaag ATTAAGAGCACGGACGCGGGCTGGACCCTGGGCTACATGCTGAACCTGACCAACATGATCCCGGCCGAGCGGCGGCCGCCCAAGCCCCTGAGCTCCGCCTCCTTCATCACCATCCTCGTCGTCTTCTCGCTCTTCGCCCTCCTGCTGCTGCTCACCGCGTTGCTGCTGCGGAAGGTGTCCCAGGAGCGCCAGATGCTCCTGGCCTAG